One window of the Pseudomonadota bacterium genome contains the following:
- a CDS encoding class I SAM-dependent methyltransferase: MAKKDRKKGKADKPGKKARKKATLASQADRHVLYEKSVQSPEDEIDLIRQFYANHRKAKPRVLREDFCGTATLTCEWIKASPKHRGIGVDFDREVLDWGRENNVGKLTAKQAERIQLIEADVLAVETDPADILVAFNFSYWTFQTRERMLAYFRQALTSLSDDGLMLLDFYGGPDAFTECVEKTKHEGFTYVWEQANYDPLSGSVDCFIHFHFPDRSKMQPAFSYRWRLWTLPELRDVILEAGFSDITVYWEQADDEGEGTGEYEAVERGEADPAWIVYVVAEP, from the coding sequence ATGGCGAAGAAAGACCGTAAGAAGGGGAAGGCTGATAAGCCGGGGAAGAAGGCCCGCAAGAAGGCCACCCTCGCTAGCCAGGCCGATCGGCACGTGCTGTACGAGAAGTCCGTGCAGAGCCCCGAGGATGAGATCGACCTGATTCGCCAGTTTTACGCCAATCACCGCAAAGCCAAGCCGCGCGTGCTACGCGAGGACTTCTGCGGCACGGCCACGCTGACCTGCGAGTGGATCAAGGCCAGCCCGAAGCACCGCGGCATCGGCGTGGACTTCGATCGAGAGGTGCTCGACTGGGGCCGCGAGAACAATGTAGGCAAGCTGACGGCGAAGCAGGCGGAGCGAATCCAGCTGATCGAGGCTGACGTGCTGGCGGTCGAGACCGATCCGGCAGACATTCTCGTGGCCTTCAACTTCAGCTACTGGACCTTCCAGACCCGAGAGCGGATGCTGGCCTACTTTCGCCAGGCGCTCACGTCGCTGAGCGACGACGGTCTCATGCTGCTCGATTTCTACGGCGGCCCCGACGCGTTCACCGAGTGCGTCGAGAAGACCAAGCACGAAGGCTTCACCTACGTCTGGGAGCAGGCCAACTACGATCCCCTTTCAGGTAGTGTCGACTGCTTCATCCACTTCCACTTTCCCGATCGCTCGAAGATGCAGCCCGCCTTCTCCTATCGCTGGCGCTTGTGGACCTTGCCGGAGCTGCGCGATGTGATTTTGGAAGCGGGGTTCAGCGATATCACCGTGTATTGGGAACAGGCTGACGATGAGGGCGAGGGCACCGGCGAGTACGAAGCGGTGGAGCGCGGCGAGGCGGATCCGGCGTGGATCGTGTACGTGGTTGCCGAGCCCTAG
- the dusA gene encoding tRNA dihydrouridine(20/20a) synthase DusA encodes MSLPAHRVSVAPMMEWTDRHCRYFLRLLAPRAQLYTEMVVAAAIVHGSRDRFLAFDVAEHPLVLQLGGSDPAQLALAARIAREEYGYDEINLNVGCPSDRVQSGRFGACLMREPELVARCLQAMAQAVDVPVTVKTRLGVDEDDSYEFLAQFLETLRAAGCGTVILHARKALLSGLSPKQNREIPPLDYARVQRVKLDFPELTVVINGGITTVEVALEQLDAGLDGVMVGRMAYHDPWRFAALEQAVLHSEAPQDRSSVVRAFEPYLRDQYARGVPLKVMTRHLCGLFSGCYGARRWRRAMSDPALIGEHQLDILGYGLSLVSEAATPPSGVASPA; translated from the coding sequence ATGAGCCTGCCGGCCCATCGAGTGTCAGTGGCGCCCATGATGGAATGGACCGACCGTCACTGTCGCTACTTCTTACGCTTGCTCGCCCCGCGCGCGCAGCTGTACACGGAGATGGTGGTGGCTGCCGCGATCGTGCACGGCAGCCGTGACCGTTTCCTGGCTTTCGATGTCGCCGAGCATCCGCTGGTGCTTCAGCTGGGCGGCAGCGATCCCGCCCAGCTCGCGCTGGCGGCGCGCATCGCGCGGGAGGAGTACGGCTACGACGAGATCAACCTCAACGTCGGTTGTCCAAGCGATCGCGTTCAGTCCGGTCGCTTCGGCGCCTGCCTTATGCGCGAGCCGGAACTGGTTGCGCGCTGCTTGCAGGCTATGGCGCAAGCTGTGGATGTACCCGTCACGGTGAAGACCCGCTTGGGCGTGGATGAGGACGATAGCTACGAGTTCCTCGCGCAGTTTCTCGAAACACTGCGCGCCGCGGGGTGCGGCACAGTGATCCTGCACGCGCGCAAGGCCTTGCTGAGTGGCCTGAGCCCGAAGCAGAACCGCGAGATTCCGCCCCTCGACTACGCCCGCGTACAACGGGTGAAGCTCGACTTCCCCGAGCTGACCGTGGTGATCAACGGCGGTATCACCACCGTCGAGGTGGCCTTGGAGCAGCTCGACGCGGGGCTCGACGGGGTCATGGTGGGACGCATGGCCTACCACGACCCCTGGCGCTTCGCCGCCCTCGAGCAGGCGGTGCTGCACAGCGAAGCGCCCCAGGATCGGTCCAGCGTCGTTCGCGCCTTCGAGCCGTATCTGCGCGATCAATATGCGCGTGGGGTACCGCTGAAGGTCATGACCCGTCACCTTTGTGGATTGTTCAGTGGGTGCTACGGTGCCCGGCGCTGGCGTCGTGCCATGTCCGATCCAGCGCTGATCGGTGAACACCAGCTAGACATCTTGGGCTATGGCCTATCGCTCGTGAGCGAGGCCGCGACCCCGCCGAGCGGCGTCGCGAGCCCGGCATGA
- a CDS encoding carboxylate-amine ligase has product MREPPFTIGIEEEYLLVDRETRDTAQEPPDEMMAACAAKCDDQVTPEFLRAQIEIGTRVCKNVAEARDELKHLRGTIVEVAGEYGLAPIAASSHPFANWHQQKRTSKDRYAALETAMQASARRLLICGMHVHVGIDDDELRIDLMNQFAYFLPHLLALSCSSPFWEGQDTGLQSYRLTVFDGLPRTRLPESFSSFAEFERHVAVLVKSGVLEDSSKIWWDIRPSSRYQTLETRVMDVCTRLEDSLTLAALTQCLMRFLFRLRRGNQRWRNFANMLIQENRWRAMRYGCDGGLIDFGISQVVPYQSLLDEMLDLIAEDAEFFGCTAEVERARDIVTRGNSARRQVAAHAQAIEAGASKEEALRGVVDMLIKETAMDL; this is encoded by the coding sequence ATGGCTGCCTGTGCCGCCAAGTGCGACGACCAGGTCACGCCCGAGTTCCTGCGAGCGCAGATAGAGATTGGGACGCGGGTCTGCAAGAACGTGGCCGAGGCGCGCGATGAGCTCAAGCACCTGCGCGGCACCATCGTCGAGGTTGCTGGGGAGTATGGCCTAGCCCCCATCGCAGCGTCCTCCCATCCCTTCGCAAACTGGCACCAGCAAAAGCGGACCTCGAAGGATCGCTACGCCGCGCTAGAGACGGCAATGCAGGCGTCCGCCCGGCGCTTGCTTATCTGTGGCATGCACGTGCATGTGGGCATCGACGACGACGAGCTGCGCATCGACCTGATGAATCAGTTCGCCTACTTCCTGCCGCACCTGCTCGCGCTCTCCTGTTCCTCGCCTTTTTGGGAAGGTCAGGACACGGGGTTGCAGTCCTATCGCCTAACCGTGTTCGATGGTTTACCGCGCACGCGCCTGCCGGAGAGCTTCAGCAGCTTTGCGGAGTTTGAGCGACACGTCGCCGTGTTGGTGAAGTCCGGTGTGCTGGAGGACTCGTCCAAGATCTGGTGGGATATCCGACCGAGCTCGCGCTACCAAACGCTGGAGACGCGGGTCATGGACGTCTGCACGCGCTTGGAGGACTCGCTGACGCTGGCCGCCCTTACCCAGTGTCTAATGCGGTTCCTGTTCCGTCTCAGGCGCGGCAACCAGCGCTGGCGCAACTTCGCCAATATGCTGATCCAGGAAAACCGCTGGCGCGCGATGCGCTACGGGTGTGACGGTGGGCTGATCGACTTCGGCATCTCCCAGGTGGTGCCCTACCAGTCGCTGCTCGATGAGATGCTGGATCTCATCGCTGAGGACGCTGAGTTCTTCGGTTGCACGGCGGAGGTGGAGCGAGCCCGCGATATTGTCACCCGCGGCAACAGCGCCCGACGGCAGGTGGCTGCGCATGCGCAGGCTATCGAAGCGGGGGCCAGCAAGGAAGAGGCCCTGCGGGGTGTGGTCGACATGCTGATCAAAGAGACGGCGATGGACCTGTGA